A portion of the Meriones unguiculatus strain TT.TT164.6M chromosome 11, Bangor_MerUng_6.1, whole genome shotgun sequence genome contains these proteins:
- the LOC110552148 gene encoding histone H2A type 3 → MSGRGKQGGKARAKAKSRSSRAGLQFPVGRVHRLLRKGNYSERVGAGAPVYLAAVLEYLTAEILELAGNAARDNKKTRIIPRHLQLAIRNDEELNKLLGRVTIAQGGVLPNIQAVLLPKKTESHHKAKGK, encoded by the coding sequence ATGTCAGGTCGTGGCAAGCAGGGCGGCAAAGCTCGCGCGAAGGCCAAGTCCCGGTCTTCCCGCGCCGGCCTGCAGTTCCCGGTGGGCCGAGTGCACCGTCTCCTGCGCAAGGGCAACTACTCGGAGCGGGTGGGCGCCGGCGCGCCGGTGTACCTGGCGGCCGTGCTGGAGTACCTGACGGCCGAGATCCTGGAGCTGGCGGGCAACGCGGCGCGCGACAACAAGAAGACGCGCATCATCCCGCGCCACCTGCAGCTGGCCATCCGCAACGACGAGGAGCTCAACAAGCTGCTGGGCCGCGTCACCATCGCGCAGGGCGGCGTCCTGCCCAACATCCAGGCCGTGCTGCTGCCCAAGAAGACCGAGAGCCACCACAAGGCCAAGGGCAAGTGA
- the LOC110552176 gene encoding histone H2B type 3-B, which translates to MPDPSKSAPAPKKGSKKAVTKAQKKDGKKRKRGRKESYSIYVYKVLKQVHPDTGISSKAMGIMNSFVNDIFERIASEASRLAHYNKRSTITSREVQTAVRLLLPGELAKHAVSEGTKAVTKYTSSK; encoded by the coding sequence ATGCCTGATCCGTCCAAGTCGGCTCCGGCCCCCAAGAAGGGCTCCAAAAAGGCCGTCACCAAGGCGCAGAAGAAAGACGGCAAGAAACGCAAACGGGGCCGCAAGGAGAGCTACTCCATCTACGTCTACAAGGTGCTGAAGCAGGTGCACCCGGACACGGGCATCTCGTCCAAGGCCATGGGCATCATGAACTCGTTCGTCAACGACATCTTCGAGCGCATCGCCAGCGAGGCCTCCCGCCTGGCGCACTACAACAAGCGCTCGACCATCACGTCCCGCGAGGTGCAGACGGCCGTGCGCCTGCTGCTGCCCGGCGAGCTGGCCAAGCACGCCGTGTCTGAGGGCACCAAGGCCGTCACCAAGTACACCAGCTCCAAGTGA